The genomic region GGGCTCCAGCGCGTGGCGCAGGCGCGCCAGGACCATGTTGACCGCCGTGCGGGCGGGATCCTCGCCCGGATACAGCAGTTCCAGGAGCGCCTCCTTGGTCGCGCCGCCCGGGTGCTGCAGCAGGTAGGCCAGGGCGATGCGCGTCTTGGTGATGCTCCAGTCCCCCGGCGCCGTCGCCTTGCCTGCCAGGCGCACTTCGAAGCTGCCCAGCGCCAGCACCTCGAGAGCAGGCGGCGGAGTGCCGCTCGGTTCGCCGGCGACCGGGCGCGCCCGCGCCGGAGCGGGGGCGCGCCCGGGATAGCCGTACTCCGCGGCCAGAGCGGCGGCGCGTTCGGACCAGCGCGCCGCCTGCGCGGCCTCGCCCTGCGCGGCCGCAAGCTCCGCGGCGATCGCCGCATGCCGGAACTCCAGCCACGCGATCGGCGGTCGCCCTTGGGCGGGCGCGAGCGGGCCCAGGCGCTCCGCGGCCTCCGCGAGGCGCCCGGTGCGTAGTGCGATCTCGGCCAGCACCAGGCCGCAATCGATCGCCGCCGGATCGTCGGGGGACGCCGCCGCCAGGGCGACGGCCCGCTCCGCCCTGGCGGCGGCGGCGGGGAAATCGCCTCTGGCGAGTTCGACTTCGGCCTGGCCCAGGCACGCGTAGATCTGCGTGTTGCGGTCGCCAATCTCGGCAGCCAGGTCGCCGGCGCGCTCGAAAGCCGCCTCGGCCTCGCCCGCCTCTCCCCGCCGCAGCAAGAGGCGGCCGAGGGTCCGCAGCATGACGGCCTTGTCGCGGCGGGCATCCAGGCGCTCGGCGAGCGCCACGCCGCGCTCCAGGTGGGCTTGCGCCTCGGCGTGCCGGTCCAGGTACACCGCCGCGAGCGCCAGGTTGCTGTGCGTGACCGCGAGCGGCAGGAGGCCGGCGGCGCCGGCCAGGCGCAGCGAGAGTTCGTAGTGGGCGATGGCGCGCCCGAAGTCGCCGACCCGGGTGTGGACGAAGCCCAGGTTATGCTGCACCTTGACCTGCCCGGCCATGTCGCCCGCCTCGGCGAAGCCGGCCAGCGCAAGCTCGAATTCCTGGCGCGCCGCGCCGATGGCGAAGCGGTAGGCGTGTGCCATGCCGAGCACGTTGCGGCACGACGCGACGGCGGCGCGATCGTCCGCCGGAAGGCACGCGAGCGCCTCCTCGGCCATGGCGCGCTGCCGCTCCACCTCGCCGCGCGCCCCGTACAGCGCGGCCAGGCCGGCGGAGATTCGCCCGCGGACCTCGGGAGGCTCCCCGGTCGCGCCGCGGTGGGCATCCTCCAGGAGTACCAGGGCCTCGCGAAAGCGCCCGTCGCGCCGCTCGAGTTCGCCCAGGACCAGCAGCAGCCTCGGAGTGCCCATCCGCTTGGCGCCAAAGGATGCCACCAGGCCCTTGACCGAGGCCAGGCGGCCTGCTGTCGCCAGGGCGTCGAACTCCCGCAGCAGGCGATCCTCGGCCTCCTCCCACGCCTGGGCGCGCAGCAGCAACGAGATTGCCTGCACGGCGTCGGGAAGGAGGTCGGCCACGCCGCGGCACAGATCGGCCACGCGAGTGCGCGGCCAGGTCTGCTCCACGCGCCGCAGCACCGCCTCGCGGAAGATCGACTGGAGGGCCGGCGCCTCGGGCGCCCGGGCCATGAAGCCGGCCAGCGCCGGCAGCGCGCGCAGGGCGGCGAGGCGCGGCGGATCGAGCAGTCCTTCCGGCGCCTCGCCGGCGAGCGACAGCGCCGCCAGATCCGCGAGGGTTCCGGGCTCGAGGTGGTCCAGCACCTCCTGGGCCAGGTAATCGTAGAGAAGGTCGGGAGCGGCGAGGTTCCCTGCGCTCGCCCCGCGCAGGGCATGCGTGACGGCCGCCGGCCACCCGGCCGTGCGGGCCGCGAGCGTCGCGACGTCGGCGGTACCCGCCAGCCGGCGCAGTTCCGCGTCCCCGAAGCGCAGCCGGGACTCGTCGATCGCCAGGACCTGCTCCCGCACCTCGAAGCGGGCGAGCTTGATCTGCGGCGACTCGCGGCCCGAGAGCGCGAGCTGGCTCGTATCGGGGAAGTAGGCGACGAGCGCCGTCAGGGCCGCGGCCGCCCCCTCGGCTCCGGGAAGGTGCTGGCTGTCGTCGAGGACCAGGATCAACCGGCGGCCGGCGAGCGCCGCGTCCAGGTCGTCGCAGAGCACCGCGGCCGCCTGCTCGAGCCCCCCGCTGCCAAGGGCCGCAACGATGTGCGCGGCCTGATCGGCCAGCCCGGGAACCGCCTGCTGCAGCGTCGCGAGCAGGTGCG from Candidatus Tanganyikabacteria bacterium harbors:
- a CDS encoding tetratricopeptide repeat protein → MIVRRKLAVPELPDPWCERAEVAEALRRGLEPRYRVTLLLAGAGMGKTSALAGYVRNPPGFPGEPPPLVAWYGLGPTDGDPGVFFPHLLATLQQAVPGLADQAAHIVAALGSGGLEQAAAVLCDDLDAALAGRRLILVLDDSQHLPGAEGAAAALTALVAYFPDTSQLALSGRESPQIKLARFEVREQVLAIDESRLRFGDAELRRLAGTADVATLAARTAGWPAAVTHALRGASAGNLAAPDLLYDYLAQEVLDHLEPGTLADLAALSLAGEAPEGLLDPPRLAALRALPALAGFMARAPEAPALQSIFREAVLRRVEQTWPRTRVADLCRGVADLLPDAVQAISLLLRAQAWEEAEDRLLREFDALATAGRLASVKGLVASFGAKRMGTPRLLLVLGELERRDGRFREALVLLEDAHRGATGEPPEVRGRISAGLAALYGARGEVERQRAMAEEALACLPADDRAAVASCRNVLGMAHAYRFAIGAARQEFELALAGFAEAGDMAGQVKVQHNLGFVHTRVGDFGRAIAHYELSLRLAGAAGLLPLAVTHSNLALAAVYLDRHAEAQAHLERGVALAERLDARRDKAVMLRTLGRLLLRRGEAGEAEAAFERAGDLAAEIGDRNTQIYACLGQAEVELARGDFPAAAARAERAVALAAASPDDPAAIDCGLVLAEIALRTGRLAEAAERLGPLAPAQGRPPIAWLEFRHAAIAAELAAAQGEAAQAARWSERAAALAAEYGYPGRAPAPARARPVAGEPSGTPPPALEVLALGSFEVRLAGKATAPGDWSITKTRIALAYLLQHPGGATKEALLELLYPGEDPARTAVNMVLARLRHALEPGGPPGKPSTYVLFRGGKYLLNQGVVTRHDVAVFREHLREAGRAGLAPADREGCLAAAVAGYRGPFLEGMSGSPWVEIEREGLRRAMAGAYTELLALAAGRDDWPALESAGRDLLERDPYSQEGHRAVVLALALQERSDDAVRAANAAREFLEAGPHGLLEPATGEVFDLVAEDRLTMRSARALLATS